One window of Brevibacterium pigmentatum genomic DNA carries:
- the murD gene encoding UDP-N-acetylmuramoyl-L-alanine--D-glutamate ligase: MADETTPKEIPAALSGPSSSLAGLRILVTGLGVTGFPAAVHLGERGADVIVIDGDATADVSEKAQILEVFDVDIRRGPEHVEALPEGELDLVVTSPGWRPDQPVLAAALEAGIPVIGEVELAWRIRGTNDAKWLAITGTNGKTTTTTMLESMLLAAGLKAKACGNIGTPLLEAVLEPGLEVLAIELSSFQLHWQESMSADAAAVLNIAPDHLDWHGSAEAYAADKAKIFHNAKLACVYNCADEATLHMVEDADVIEGAKAIGFTSGVPRPGELGVVEDLLVDRAYIPQRYLSAAELASLDDVAAATGVAGSQPAPHQVANALAAACLARAIDVPGQAISAGLRSHSLGAHRMVTVAEAEGIRWVDDSKATNTHAANASLAAFDSIIWIAGGLPKGADFTSLFADHRDRLKALVLIGSDDSAYREAIAATIPDLEVVRIEPALAVDSGVPKRRGEAVAAAAVDAAARLAEAGDTVLLAPAAASMDQFLNYNTRGELFTEAVNTHLER, encoded by the coding sequence TTGGCTGATGAAACCACGCCTAAGGAGATCCCGGCCGCGCTGAGCGGACCGAGCTCCTCGCTGGCGGGACTGCGCATCCTCGTCACCGGTCTGGGCGTGACGGGATTCCCAGCCGCCGTCCACCTCGGCGAACGCGGTGCCGACGTCATCGTCATCGACGGAGACGCCACCGCTGACGTCAGCGAGAAAGCACAGATCCTCGAGGTCTTCGACGTCGACATCCGCCGCGGACCCGAACACGTCGAAGCTCTGCCCGAAGGCGAACTCGACCTCGTCGTCACCTCACCCGGATGGCGCCCCGACCAGCCAGTGCTCGCCGCGGCCCTGGAAGCCGGCATCCCCGTCATCGGCGAAGTCGAACTCGCGTGGCGGATCCGCGGCACCAACGACGCCAAATGGCTGGCCATCACCGGCACCAACGGCAAGACGACGACCACGACGATGCTCGAATCGATGCTGCTGGCCGCCGGACTCAAGGCCAAGGCCTGCGGCAACATCGGCACCCCGCTGCTCGAGGCGGTGCTGGAACCCGGGCTCGAGGTCCTCGCGATCGAACTCTCGAGCTTCCAGCTGCACTGGCAGGAGTCGATGAGCGCCGACGCCGCGGCCGTGCTCAACATCGCCCCCGATCACCTCGACTGGCACGGCAGCGCCGAAGCATATGCCGCTGACAAAGCGAAGATCTTCCACAACGCGAAGCTCGCCTGCGTGTACAACTGCGCCGACGAGGCGACTCTGCACATGGTCGAGGACGCCGACGTCATCGAAGGCGCCAAGGCCATCGGCTTCACCTCCGGCGTGCCTCGCCCCGGCGAGCTCGGTGTCGTCGAGGATCTGCTGGTCGACCGCGCATACATCCCGCAGCGCTACTTATCGGCGGCCGAACTTGCCTCGCTCGACGACGTGGCGGCCGCCACCGGCGTCGCGGGTTCGCAGCCCGCCCCGCACCAGGTCGCCAATGCTCTGGCCGCCGCTTGTCTGGCCCGTGCCATCGACGTGCCCGGCCAGGCGATCTCCGCCGGACTGCGCAGCCACTCGCTCGGTGCACACCGCATGGTCACCGTCGCCGAAGCAGAGGGCATCCGCTGGGTCGACGATTCGAAAGCGACGAACACCCACGCCGCGAATGCCTCGCTGGCCGCCTTCGACTCGATCATCTGGATCGCCGGGGGACTGCCCAAAGGTGCCGACTTCACTTCCCTGTTCGCCGACCACCGCGACCGACTGAAGGCACTCGTGCTCATCGGCTCCGACGACTCGGCCTACCGAGAGGCGATCGCCGCAACCATCCCCGACCTCGAGGTCGTGAGGATCGAACCGGCCCTGGCGGTGGACTCCGGAGTCCCGAAGCGCCGCGGGGAAGCCGTTGCCGCGGCCGCCGTCGACGCTGCCGCACGCTTGGCCGAAGCAGGAGACACCGTGCTGCTGGCGCCCGCGGCCGCGAGCATGGACCAGTTCCTCAACTACAACACTCGCGGCGAACTGTTCACCGAGGCCGTCAACACTCACCTGGAGCGCTGA
- the mraY gene encoding phospho-N-acetylmuramoyl-pentapeptide-transferase encodes MIAVLLAACLALIFALVGTPLFIRVLVKKGYGQFVRDDGPTSHATKRGTPTMGGVVIIGAAVLAYLLGHLFTGSVPTASGLLVLWLAAGLAVVGFLDDFIKIKKQRSLGLRPMPKLIGQAFVGISFAVLALQFPNSFGETPASTKISFIRDTNLDLAFGSAILGLILFVIWANLIVTAVSNAVNLTDGLDGLAAGASVVVFAAYVVIGTWQSTQNCNLMSEATNACYYMRDPRDLAMVAGAMAAACFGFLWFNTSPAKIFMGDTGSLAIGGAFAGLAIMSRTELLLIVLGGLFVIITLSVIIQVASFKTTGKRVFRMAPLQHHFELKGWAEVTIVVRFWIIAALFVIAGICLFYADWVARIG; translated from the coding sequence ATGATTGCCGTACTGCTCGCAGCCTGCCTGGCTCTCATCTTCGCCCTTGTCGGCACCCCGCTGTTCATCCGGGTGCTCGTCAAGAAGGGATACGGTCAGTTCGTCCGTGACGACGGTCCGACCTCGCACGCGACGAAGCGCGGCACCCCGACCATGGGCGGCGTCGTCATCATCGGTGCAGCAGTTCTCGCTTACCTGCTCGGACACCTGTTCACCGGTTCCGTGCCCACGGCATCGGGGCTGCTCGTCCTGTGGCTGGCTGCGGGACTGGCGGTCGTCGGATTCCTCGACGACTTCATCAAGATCAAGAAGCAGCGGTCGCTGGGTCTGCGTCCGATGCCGAAGCTCATCGGCCAGGCCTTCGTCGGAATCTCCTTCGCCGTCCTCGCCCTGCAGTTCCCGAACTCCTTCGGCGAGACCCCGGCGTCGACGAAGATCTCGTTCATCCGCGATACGAACCTCGATCTCGCGTTCGGGTCCGCGATCCTCGGCCTCATCCTGTTCGTCATCTGGGCGAACCTCATCGTCACCGCCGTGTCGAACGCCGTGAACCTCACCGACGGTCTCGACGGTCTGGCCGCCGGCGCCTCGGTGGTCGTCTTCGCCGCCTATGTCGTCATCGGCACCTGGCAGTCGACCCAGAACTGCAACCTCATGTCCGAGGCCACGAACGCCTGCTACTACATGCGCGACCCCCGCGATCTCGCGATGGTCGCCGGTGCGATGGCCGCCGCCTGCTTCGGCTTCCTGTGGTTCAACACCTCGCCCGCGAAGATCTTCATGGGCGACACCGGCTCGCTGGCCATCGGCGGCGCCTTCGCCGGACTGGCGATCATGTCGCGCACCGAGCTGCTGCTCATCGTCCTCGGCGGACTCTTCGTCATCATCACCCTGTCGGTGATCATCCAGGTCGCTTCCTTCAAGACCACCGGCAAACGCGTCTTCCGGATGGCACCGCTGCAACACCACTTCGAGCTCAAGGGCTGGGCGGAAGTGACGATCGTGGTGAGGTTCTGGATCATCGCAGCACTCTTCGTCATCGCCGGAATCTGCCTGTTCTACGCCGATTGGGTGGCCCGAATTGGCTGA
- a CDS encoding UDP-N-acetylmuramoyl-L-alanyl-D-glutamate--2,6-diaminopimelate ligase — protein sequence MRFSQLLPVAPGTVHGDPETEVTGVSHDSRAVSPGQLYAALPGANVHGAKFAPELIRGGVDAILTDDAGWQVITEALSENEADRQLLDKVTALIVEAPRAVLGFVSAAVYGTTSVPELIGVTGTNGKTTTTYLADGMLAALGHRTAVIGTVAILIAGDTVPSVRTTPEAPELHALFAKMRTAEVDTCSMEVSSHALSQHRVDGAHFGVAGFTNLSQDHLDFHNTMEEYFEAKAQLFTRTFSDRAVIVIEDEWGERMAAAAQVPVRTLGRDDRSQWRIEHTPGEADFVLHLDEGQSIRLRSPLPGDFNVTNTALAASMLIESGIPAAEIDAIGRSFVATVPGRMEIIDVSGPRALEESHPEILPRAIVDYSHTPDAIAKALATLHADSDELIIVFGAGGDRDRGKRFGMGQAAAREADVIVLTDDNPRTEDPDTIRAAIRQGIDAEVDAGRARVKKIIEVPDRGAAIDEAIAGADPSATVLIAGKGHETGQTVGTTVTDFDDRARTRSALSMRLGGAQPGKVHR from the coding sequence ATGCGTTTTTCACAGCTGCTGCCGGTCGCACCCGGCACCGTCCACGGCGATCCCGAGACAGAGGTCACCGGAGTCTCGCATGACTCGCGGGCGGTCTCACCCGGTCAGCTCTACGCGGCCCTGCCGGGTGCGAACGTCCACGGCGCGAAGTTCGCCCCCGAGCTGATCCGGGGCGGAGTCGACGCCATCCTCACCGACGACGCCGGCTGGCAGGTCATCACCGAAGCACTGAGCGAGAACGAGGCCGACAGGCAGCTGCTCGACAAAGTCACCGCCCTCATCGTCGAAGCACCCCGCGCCGTGCTCGGGTTCGTCTCCGCCGCCGTCTACGGGACCACCTCGGTGCCGGAGCTGATCGGAGTCACCGGAACGAACGGGAAGACGACGACGACCTATCTGGCCGACGGGATGCTCGCGGCACTGGGCCACCGCACCGCCGTCATCGGCACGGTCGCCATCCTCATCGCCGGCGACACCGTGCCCAGTGTGCGCACGACGCCGGAAGCGCCCGAACTGCACGCCCTGTTCGCGAAGATGCGGACGGCAGAAGTCGACACCTGCTCGATGGAGGTGTCCTCCCACGCGCTCAGCCAGCACCGCGTCGACGGGGCGCACTTCGGCGTTGCGGGGTTCACGAACCTGTCCCAGGACCACCTCGACTTCCACAACACGATGGAGGAGTACTTCGAGGCGAAGGCTCAGCTGTTCACCCGCACATTCTCCGACAGGGCCGTCATCGTCATCGAAGACGAATGGGGCGAGCGAATGGCGGCGGCAGCGCAGGTGCCCGTGCGCACTCTCGGGCGCGACGACCGCAGCCAGTGGCGCATCGAACACACCCCGGGCGAAGCGGACTTCGTACTCCACCTCGACGAAGGGCAGAGCATTCGCCTCCGTTCACCGCTGCCGGGCGACTTCAACGTCACGAATACGGCCCTGGCGGCCTCGATGCTCATCGAGTCGGGGATCCCGGCCGCTGAGATCGACGCGATCGGTCGCAGCTTCGTGGCCACGGTGCCCGGACGGATGGAGATCATCGACGTGTCCGGACCGCGGGCACTCGAGGAATCGCACCCGGAAATCCTGCCGCGGGCCATCGTCGACTATTCGCACACCCCCGACGCGATCGCGAAGGCATTGGCGACACTGCACGCCGACTCCGACGAACTCATCATCGTCTTCGGCGCCGGAGGCGACCGTGACCGCGGCAAGCGCTTCGGAATGGGGCAGGCTGCGGCACGCGAGGCCGATGTGATCGTTCTCACCGACGACAATCCCCGCACCGAGGATCCCGACACGATCCGCGCTGCCATCAGGCAGGGAATTGACGCCGAGGTGGATGCGGGGCGGGCCCGTGTGAAAAAGATCATCGAGGTCCCCGATCGCGGTGCCGCCATCGATGAGGCGATTGCCGGTGCAGACCCCAGTGCAACTGTGCTCATCGCGGGCAAGGGGCACGAGACAGGCCAGACCGTGGGCACCACGGTCACCGATTTCGACGACCGGGCCAGGACACGCTCAGCGCTGTCCATGCGACTGGGCGGCGCACAACCAGGTAAAGTTCACAGATGA